One window of the Nocardia huaxiensis genome contains the following:
- a CDS encoding metallophosphoesterase translates to MKYVPRIVLMLAIPALLFALPWWTLVGATMAGAAFWIGSAVFLLGYLTLPAAMFLGHGPAQSDPASIIGDTLLGVMWVLFSWSLLGNIAGLGLLVAGVDDPARSRIVAIGVLAVSAALVAYGIAEARRVPRVRTLDVPIRGLGPALDGLRMVVITDTHYAALNRLRWSEKVVEVVNSLEPDIACHAGDLADGSVAKRHPQVDPLGKIEAPLGRFYITGNHEYFGDAQGWVDHMASLGWQPMLNRHETLTRGGDRLVMAGINDPTGTSLPGHGPDLKAALAGANPADPVVLLAHQPRQVADASAAGVALQISGHTHGGQIWPFHYLVRLEQPVVAGLSWHGGTQLYTSRGTGFWGPQLRVFAPSEITVLTLRSA, encoded by the coding sequence TTGAAATACGTTCCCCGCATCGTCCTCATGCTGGCGATTCCCGCCCTGTTGTTCGCGCTGCCGTGGTGGACGCTGGTCGGCGCGACCATGGCCGGCGCGGCCTTCTGGATCGGGTCGGCGGTCTTCCTGCTCGGTTACCTGACGCTGCCCGCGGCCATGTTCCTGGGCCACGGCCCCGCGCAATCGGATCCGGCCTCGATCATCGGCGACACCCTGCTCGGCGTGATGTGGGTGCTGTTCAGCTGGTCGCTGCTCGGCAATATCGCCGGCCTCGGCCTGCTCGTGGCCGGAGTGGACGATCCGGCCCGCTCCCGCATCGTCGCGATCGGCGTGCTGGCGGTGAGCGCGGCCCTGGTCGCCTACGGCATCGCCGAGGCGCGGCGCGTGCCCCGCGTCCGCACCCTGGATGTTCCGATCCGCGGCCTCGGCCCGGCCCTCGACGGCCTGCGCATGGTGGTCATCACCGACACCCACTACGCCGCGCTGAACCGGCTGCGCTGGTCGGAGAAGGTGGTCGAGGTCGTCAATTCGCTCGAGCCCGATATCGCCTGCCACGCGGGCGATCTCGCGGACGGCTCGGTGGCGAAACGGCATCCGCAGGTGGATCCGCTCGGCAAGATCGAGGCCCCGCTCGGCCGTTTCTACATCACCGGCAATCACGAGTACTTCGGCGACGCGCAGGGCTGGGTCGACCACATGGCGTCACTGGGCTGGCAGCCCATGCTCAATCGGCACGAAACCCTCACCCGCGGCGGCGACCGGCTGGTCATGGCGGGCATCAACGATCCGACCGGCACCAGCCTGCCCGGCCACGGCCCCGACCTGAAAGCCGCTCTGGCAGGGGCGAATCCGGCGGACCCGGTGGTGCTGCTGGCCCATCAGCCGCGCCAGGTCGCCGACGCCTCGGCGGCCGGTGTGGCCCTGCAGATCTCGGGTCACACGCACGGCGGGCAGATCTGGCCCTTCCACTATCTGGTCCGGCTGGAGCAGCCGGTGGTGGCCGGGCTGTCCTGGCACGGCGGCACCCAGCTCTACACCAGCCGCGGCACCGGCTTCTGGGGCCCGCAGCTGCGGGTGTTCGCGCCGAGCGAGATCACGGTGCTCACCCTGCGCTCGGCCTGA